From Stigmatopora nigra isolate UIUO_SnigA chromosome 5, RoL_Snig_1.1, whole genome shotgun sequence, a single genomic window includes:
- the ccdc50a gene encoding coiled-coil domain-containing protein 50 isoform X3, translating to MGDDMAECNVSIDQDKLPGVKEVCRDFAVLEDHCLAYNLQEQEIESHLASNVHKSRLVQNDLQVAKKLQEEEDEIAKVVIKNQHVAIARQDNEIAHEIQDELVRQAEQQRRQQEEKDAAFARKMHEKEMKEERRRQKQLDEEYYEDTVGRIVQKGSGAVVDPEYGLGEATRDLTKLDLREQELKDLEVAKRMQQEEVKFQASKSHHVRAAQVAQDEEMARQLMEQEKKEYRKHREREKERERDREEKEREREKEHAMEKRRPEGDYRPNSEDVVRPRTRDDYDHQRHRNHHKPSRPPHPRTHDYENVNPSYGYPEHAPQRAPARPEAAYKGAYYKR from the exons tgtGCCGGGATTTTGCTGTGCTGGAAGATCACTGCCTTGCCTACAACCTCCAGGAACAAGAga TCGAGAGCCACTTGGCATCCAATGTCCACAAGAGCCGGCTGGTGCAGAACGACCTGCAGGTGGCCAAGAAGCTgcaagaggaagaggatgaaATCGCCAAGGTGGTGATCAAGAACCAGCATGTTGCCAT AGCACGCCAAGATAACGAGATCGCCCATGAGATTCAGGACGAACTGGTCAGACAAGCTGAGCAACAGCGACGGCAACAGGAGGAGAAAGATGCT GCTTTTGCTCGTAAAATGCATGAGAAGGAGATGAAAGAGGAAAGAAGACGGCAGAAACAACTAGATGAAGAGTACTACGAGGATACAGTAG GTCGAATCGTGCAAAAAGGGAGCGGAGCTGTCGTTGATCCAGAGTATGGACTTGGCGAGGCCACGAGAGACCTGACCAAGCTGGATTTGCGTGAGCAGGAGCTCAAGGACTTGGAGGTAGCCAAGAGAATGCAGCAGGAAGAAGTCAAG TTTCAGGCAAGCAAGAGTCACCATGTACGTGCAGCCCAAGTTGCCCAGGATGAG GAGATGGCCCGGCAGCTGATGGAACAAGAGAAAAAGGAGTACAGAAAACATCGAGAAAGGGAGAAAGAGCGGGAGAGGGACCGAGAGGAAAAGGAACGTGAAAGGGAGAAAGAGCATGCCATGGAAAAGCGGCGACCAGAGGGAGACTACAGG CCAAATTCAGAAGATGTTGTCCGGCCTCGAACCCGTGATGACTATGACCACCAGAGGCACAGGAACCACCACAAGCCTTCCCG GCCACCTCATCCTCGTACCCACGACTATGAGAACGTCAACCCCAGTTACGGTTACCCAGAACACGCTCCCCAACGGGCGCCTGCCAGACCTGAGGCCGCGTACAAAG GTGCCTATTACAAGCGGTGA
- the LOC144196993 gene encoding claudin-19 produces MASSPLQLLGFFLALIGVATTVTATVMVEWKTHGHSHRIIEGLWMTCSVGHRTTCEVYDSLLKLSDQVQITRAILLVSIFLSTVGLMVTTIGMKCTRFMEGKPNAKGAVARIGGIMFMVAGIMSLIITSWYVKKIISDFHHDHHLHRFEFGTAVFVSWAGGLLTTFGGAFLICQKCSRSSSTRSINSNRLLQTNKSNSNYV; encoded by the exons ATGGCCAGCTCACCACTACAGCTGCTCGGTTTCTTCCTGGCACTGATCGGCGTGGCCACCACAGTGACCGCTACCGTCATGGTGGAATGGAAGACGCATGGACACTCGCACCGCATCATTGAAGGACTGTGGATGACCTGCAGCGTCGGACACAGGACCACCTGCGAAGTTTATGATTCTCTCCTCAAACTATCAG ATCAGGTCCAGATAACCAGGGCAATTCTGCTGGTGAGCATCTTCCTGTCCACCGTGGGGTTGATGGTCACCACTATCGGAATGAAGTGCACCCGCTTTATGGAGGGCAAACCCAATGCCAAAGGTGCAGTGGCTAGGATTGGAGGGATTATGTTCATGGTTGCAG GCATAATGAGTTTAATCATAACATCCTGGTATGTCAAGAAGATCATTTCCGACTTCCACCATGACCATCATCTCCACCG CTTTGAGTTTGGAACGGCAGTGTTTGTCAGCTGGGCTGGCGGCCTCCTCACAACATTTGGCGGAGCTTTCCTGATCTGTCAGAAGTGCTCAAGGTCATCTTCGACCAGGTCTATCAACTCTAATCGCCTCCTGCAAACCAACAAGTccaacagtaactatgtttaa
- the ccdc50a gene encoding coiled-coil domain-containing protein 50 isoform X1, producing the protein MGDDMAECNVSIDQDKLPGVKEVCRDFAVLEDHCLAYNLQEQEIESHLASNVHKSRLVQNDLQVAKKLQEEEDEIAKVVIKNQHVAIARQDNEIAHEIQDELVRQAEQQRRQQEEKDAAFARKMHEKEMKEERRRQKQLDEEYYEDTVAARQLHDQDKATQHASSSAGRRYDMYSPVSSQREQSPDYYSMESKRSPYPKQDQAEHHSRARYPEHSLPVAEGSKGRFAEPYPDHPLPGKGRHGDRYPDYEPVEFRRPRDLMGEDPSRAVKKKERTAHSPSRERERERDRRYEREHGREVERDSNMRKHKSDRDQDVRSGRGGREGERFRDGEHGEDRPEARDKQTHKSKETQRARPRSRERPRSRERARSRERALYDDAVEPRVGRTSREEEEDDARWDRRRQRIQSGPDEVFEEYRSKEGRGDREFRDAFGNRTPSSSETGRIVQKGSGAVVDPEYGLGEATRDLTKLDLREQELKDLEVAKRMQQEEVKFQASKSHHVRAAQVAQDEEMARQLMEQEKKEYRKHREREKERERDREEKEREREKEHAMEKRRPEGDYRPNSEDVVRPRTRDDYDHQRHRNHHKPSRPPHPRTHDYENVNPSYGYPEHAPQRAPARPEAAYKGAYYKR; encoded by the exons tgtGCCGGGATTTTGCTGTGCTGGAAGATCACTGCCTTGCCTACAACCTCCAGGAACAAGAga TCGAGAGCCACTTGGCATCCAATGTCCACAAGAGCCGGCTGGTGCAGAACGACCTGCAGGTGGCCAAGAAGCTgcaagaggaagaggatgaaATCGCCAAGGTGGTGATCAAGAACCAGCATGTTGCCAT AGCACGCCAAGATAACGAGATCGCCCATGAGATTCAGGACGAACTGGTCAGACAAGCTGAGCAACAGCGACGGCAACAGGAGGAGAAAGATGCT GCTTTTGCTCGTAAAATGCATGAGAAGGAGATGAAAGAGGAAAGAAGACGGCAGAAACAACTAGATGAAGAGTACTACGAGGATACAGTAG CTGCGAGACAGCTTCACGACCAGGACAAGGCCACGCAGCACGCGTCTAGCTCCGCAGGCCGCCGTTATGACATGTATTCTCCAGTGAGCTCCCAACGCGAGCAATCGCCAGATTATTATTCGATGGAATCGAAACGGAGCCCGTACCCAAAACAGGATCAGGCAGAGCATCACAGCCGCGCCAGGTACCCCGAGCATTCCCTGCCGGTGGCTGAGGGAAGCAAGGGGAGATTTGCTGAGCCATATCCAGATCACCCGCTCCCTGGCAAAGGCAGGCACGGAGATAGATACCCTGATTACGAACCCGTCGAATTTAGAAGACCACGTGACCTAATGGGAGAGGACCCCAGTAGAGCagtgaaaaagaaagagaggaCAGCCCATTCCCCTTCGAgggaaagagagcgagagagggacaGGAGATATGAAAGAGAACATGGCAGGGAGGTAGAGCGAGACTCTAATATGAGAAAACATAAGTCGGACAGGGATCAGGACGTGAGGTCAGGGAGAGGTGGAAGAGAAGGGGAGCGCTTCAGAGATGGAGAACACGGTGAGGACAGGCCTGAAGCCAGAGACAAGCAGACACACAAAAGCAAGGAGACTCAACGAGCAAGGCCCCGAAGTAGAGAAAGGCCCCGGAGTAGAGAAAGGGCCCGAAGCAGAGAAAGGGCCCTCTATGACGATGCAGTCGAGCCGAGGGTTGGTCGGACGTCccgggaggaggaagaggatgacgCCAGGTGGGACAGGCGGCGCCAGCGGATCCAATCTGGCCCCGATGAGGTGTTTGAAGAGTACAGGAGCAAAGAAGGACGAGGTGACAGAGAGTTTCGGGATGCTTTTGGCAATCGCACACCATCCAGCAGCGAGACAG GTCGAATCGTGCAAAAAGGGAGCGGAGCTGTCGTTGATCCAGAGTATGGACTTGGCGAGGCCACGAGAGACCTGACCAAGCTGGATTTGCGTGAGCAGGAGCTCAAGGACTTGGAGGTAGCCAAGAGAATGCAGCAGGAAGAAGTCAAG TTTCAGGCAAGCAAGAGTCACCATGTACGTGCAGCCCAAGTTGCCCAGGATGAG GAGATGGCCCGGCAGCTGATGGAACAAGAGAAAAAGGAGTACAGAAAACATCGAGAAAGGGAGAAAGAGCGGGAGAGGGACCGAGAGGAAAAGGAACGTGAAAGGGAGAAAGAGCATGCCATGGAAAAGCGGCGACCAGAGGGAGACTACAGG CCAAATTCAGAAGATGTTGTCCGGCCTCGAACCCGTGATGACTATGACCACCAGAGGCACAGGAACCACCACAAGCCTTCCCG GCCACCTCATCCTCGTACCCACGACTATGAGAACGTCAACCCCAGTTACGGTTACCCAGAACACGCTCCCCAACGGGCGCCTGCCAGACCTGAGGCCGCGTACAAAG GTGCCTATTACAAGCGGTGA
- the ccdc50a gene encoding coiled-coil domain-containing protein 50 isoform X2, which translates to MGDDMAECNVSIDQDKLPGVKEVCRDFAVLEDHCLAYNLQEQEIESHLASNVHKSRLVQNDLQVAKKLQEEEDEIAKVVIKNQHVAIARQDNEIAHEIQDELVRQAEQQRRQQEEKDAAFARKMHEKEMKEERRRQKQLDEEYYEDTVAARQLHDQDKATQHASSSAGRRYDMYSPVSSQREQSPDYYSMESKRSPYPKQDQAEHHSRARYPEHSLPVAEGSKGRFAEPYPDHPLPGKGRHGDRYPDYEPVEFRRPRDLMGEDPSRAVKKKERTAHSPSRERERERDRRYEREHGREVERDSNMRKHKSDRDQDVRSGRGGREGERFRDGEHGEDRPEARDKQTHKSKETQRARPRSRERPRSRERARSRERALYDDAVEPRVGRTSREEEEDDARWDRRRQRIQSGPDEVFEEYRSKEGRGDREFRDAFGNRTPSSSETGRIVQKGSGAVVDPEYGLGEATRDLTKLDLREQELKDLEVAKRMQQEEVKASKSHHVRAAQVAQDEEMARQLMEQEKKEYRKHREREKERERDREEKEREREKEHAMEKRRPEGDYRPNSEDVVRPRTRDDYDHQRHRNHHKPSRPPHPRTHDYENVNPSYGYPEHAPQRAPARPEAAYKGAYYKR; encoded by the exons tgtGCCGGGATTTTGCTGTGCTGGAAGATCACTGCCTTGCCTACAACCTCCAGGAACAAGAga TCGAGAGCCACTTGGCATCCAATGTCCACAAGAGCCGGCTGGTGCAGAACGACCTGCAGGTGGCCAAGAAGCTgcaagaggaagaggatgaaATCGCCAAGGTGGTGATCAAGAACCAGCATGTTGCCAT AGCACGCCAAGATAACGAGATCGCCCATGAGATTCAGGACGAACTGGTCAGACAAGCTGAGCAACAGCGACGGCAACAGGAGGAGAAAGATGCT GCTTTTGCTCGTAAAATGCATGAGAAGGAGATGAAAGAGGAAAGAAGACGGCAGAAACAACTAGATGAAGAGTACTACGAGGATACAGTAG CTGCGAGACAGCTTCACGACCAGGACAAGGCCACGCAGCACGCGTCTAGCTCCGCAGGCCGCCGTTATGACATGTATTCTCCAGTGAGCTCCCAACGCGAGCAATCGCCAGATTATTATTCGATGGAATCGAAACGGAGCCCGTACCCAAAACAGGATCAGGCAGAGCATCACAGCCGCGCCAGGTACCCCGAGCATTCCCTGCCGGTGGCTGAGGGAAGCAAGGGGAGATTTGCTGAGCCATATCCAGATCACCCGCTCCCTGGCAAAGGCAGGCACGGAGATAGATACCCTGATTACGAACCCGTCGAATTTAGAAGACCACGTGACCTAATGGGAGAGGACCCCAGTAGAGCagtgaaaaagaaagagaggaCAGCCCATTCCCCTTCGAgggaaagagagcgagagagggacaGGAGATATGAAAGAGAACATGGCAGGGAGGTAGAGCGAGACTCTAATATGAGAAAACATAAGTCGGACAGGGATCAGGACGTGAGGTCAGGGAGAGGTGGAAGAGAAGGGGAGCGCTTCAGAGATGGAGAACACGGTGAGGACAGGCCTGAAGCCAGAGACAAGCAGACACACAAAAGCAAGGAGACTCAACGAGCAAGGCCCCGAAGTAGAGAAAGGCCCCGGAGTAGAGAAAGGGCCCGAAGCAGAGAAAGGGCCCTCTATGACGATGCAGTCGAGCCGAGGGTTGGTCGGACGTCccgggaggaggaagaggatgacgCCAGGTGGGACAGGCGGCGCCAGCGGATCCAATCTGGCCCCGATGAGGTGTTTGAAGAGTACAGGAGCAAAGAAGGACGAGGTGACAGAGAGTTTCGGGATGCTTTTGGCAATCGCACACCATCCAGCAGCGAGACAG GTCGAATCGTGCAAAAAGGGAGCGGAGCTGTCGTTGATCCAGAGTATGGACTTGGCGAGGCCACGAGAGACCTGACCAAGCTGGATTTGCGTGAGCAGGAGCTCAAGGACTTGGAGGTAGCCAAGAGAATGCAGCAGGAAGAAGTCAAG GCAAGCAAGAGTCACCATGTACGTGCAGCCCAAGTTGCCCAGGATGAG GAGATGGCCCGGCAGCTGATGGAACAAGAGAAAAAGGAGTACAGAAAACATCGAGAAAGGGAGAAAGAGCGGGAGAGGGACCGAGAGGAAAAGGAACGTGAAAGGGAGAAAGAGCATGCCATGGAAAAGCGGCGACCAGAGGGAGACTACAGG CCAAATTCAGAAGATGTTGTCCGGCCTCGAACCCGTGATGACTATGACCACCAGAGGCACAGGAACCACCACAAGCCTTCCCG GCCACCTCATCCTCGTACCCACGACTATGAGAACGTCAACCCCAGTTACGGTTACCCAGAACACGCTCCCCAACGGGCGCCTGCCAGACCTGAGGCCGCGTACAAAG GTGCCTATTACAAGCGGTGA